One window of the Camarhynchus parvulus chromosome 2, STF_HiC, whole genome shotgun sequence genome contains the following:
- the SNAI2 gene encoding zinc finger protein SNAI2: MPRSFLVKKHFNSSKKPNYSELDTHTVIISPYLYESYPVPIIPQPEILSSVAYNPITVWTTTGLLPSPLPNDLSPLSGYPSSLGRVSPPPPSDTSSKDHSGSESPISDEEERIQSKLSDPHAIEAEKFQCSLCNKTYSTFSGLAKHKQLHCDAQSRKSFSCKYCDKEYVSLGALKMHIRTHTLPCVCKICGKAFSRPWLLQGHIRTHTGEKPFSCPHCNRAFADRSNLRAHLQTHSDVKKYQCKNCSKTFSRMSLLHKHEESGCCVAH, translated from the exons ATGCCACGCTCCTTCCTGGTCAAGAAGCATTTCAATTCATCCAAGAAGCCGAACTACAGCGAGCTGGACACTCACACAG TGATTATATCCCCATACCTGTACGAAAGCTATCCAGTCCCTATCATCCCACAGCCAGAGATCCTGAGCTCAGTAGCTTACAACCCCATTACTGTGTGGACTACAACCGGGCTGCTACCGTCTCCGTTACCCAATGACCTCTCTCCGCTCTCTGGATACCCCTCATCTTTGGGAAGAGTCAGCCCACCTCCACCTTCTGACACCTCCTCCAAAGATCACAGCGGTTCAGAAAGCCCCATCAGCGATGAAGAGGAGAGAATCCAGTCAAAGCTTTCAGACCCTCATGCAATCGAAGCCGAAAAGTTCCAGTGCAGTTTGTGCAACAAGACCTATTCGACTTTCTCTGGGTTGGCCAAACACAAGCAGCTGCACTGTGATGCCCAGTCTAGGAAATCCTTCAGTTGCAAGTACTGTGACAAGGAGTATGTCAGCCTGGGAGCGCTTAAGATGCACATCAGGACCCACACGCTACCTTGTGTCTGCAAGATCTGTGGCAAGGCTTTCTCTAGACCCTGGCTACTTCAAGGACACATTAGAACTCACACTG GAGAGAAGCCATTTTCCTGTCCTCACTGCAACAGGGCTTTTGCAGACAGATCCAATCTGAGGGCTCATCTGCAGACCCACTCAGATGTGAAGAAATACCAGTGCAAAAATTGCTCCAAAACTTTCTCCAGAATGTCTCTTCTGCACAAACATGAGGAATCTGGCTGCTGTGTAGCACACTGA